One Vespa velutina chromosome 19, iVesVel2.1, whole genome shotgun sequence DNA segment encodes these proteins:
- the LOC124955828 gene encoding aromatic-L-amino-acid decarboxylase isoform X2: MEAEDFKKFAKEMIEYITNYLENIRERRVLPTIEPGYMKPLLPSEAPRNAEKWEDIMSDVERVIMPGVTHWHSPKFHAYFPTAQSYPAIVADMLSGAIACIGFTWMASPACTELEVIMLDWLGQMLDLPKEFLACSGGKGGGVIQGTASEATLVALLGAKAKKIKEVKEQHPEWTDNEIIGKMMAYGSCQAHSSVERAGLLGGVKFRLLKVDSKNKLRGETLAEAIREDKEKGLIPFYVVVTLGTTSSCAFDRLDELGPVANRESIWLHVDAAYAGSAFICPEFRYLMKGIEKADSFNFNPHKWMLVNFDCSTMWFKDPTFVINTFNVDPLYLQHEMQGSAPDYRHWQIPLGRRFRALKLWFVLRIYGVENLQKYIRSHVAQAHEFEALVLSDSRFEIVAEVILGLICFRLKASNDVNEALLKRINGAGNIHLVPSKINDIYFLRLAICSRMSESSDILYSWKEIKQRADEVLEEHSVSK, from the exons ATGGAAGCCGaggattttaaaaaatttgccAAAGAAATGATAGAATACATCACTAATTACTTGGAAAATATCAGAGAAAG gaGAGTTTTACCGACAATTGAACCGGGATACATGAAACCACTTTTACCCTCAGAAGCACCTCGCAATGCGGAAAAATGGGAGGATATAATGAGTGACGTAGAACGAGTGATCATGCCAGGA GTAACTCATTGGCACAGTCCAAAATTTCACGCTTATTTCCCCACGGCTCAATCATATCCAGCTATTGTTGCAGACATGTTGAGCGGAGCTATTGCGTGCATTGGATTTACATGG aTGGCTAGCCCAGCTTGTACGGAATTAGAAGTGATAATGCTCGATTGGTTAGGACAAATGTTGGATTTACCGAAAGAATTTTTAGCTTGTAGCGGTGGCAAAGGTGGTGGTGTTATTCAG GGAACTGCAAGCGAGGCAACTCTAGTCGCTTTGCTCGGAGCCAAAGCTAAGAAAATTAAGGAAGTTAAAGAGCAGCATCCTGAATGGACCGACAACGAGATCATCGGAAAAATGATGGCTTACGGATCCT GTCAAGCACATAGTTCGGTCGAACGAGCTGGTCTTCTCGGTGGCGTAAAATTCCGTCTATTGAAGGTCGATTCAAAAAACAAACTACGTGGTGAGACTTTAGCAGAGGCTATTCGTGAAGACAAGGAGAAAGGACTTATTCCATTTTAC gTCGTTGTTACCTTAGGAACAACAAGTTCTTGTGCTTTCGATCGCTTAGACGAATTAGGTCCAGTAGCTAATCGTGAGTCCATTTGGTTACATGTAGACGCCGCATATGCAG gTTCAGCTTTCATTTGTCCGGAATTTCGTTATTTAATGAAGGGCATCGAAAAAGctgattcatttaattttaatccacACAAATGGATGTTGGTTAACTTTGACTGTTCCACCATGTGGTTTAAGGATCCAACTTTCGTCATTAACACGTTTAATGTCGATCCATTGTACCTGCAACACGAAATGCAAGGATCAGCTCCAGACTACaga cATTGGCAAATTCCACTCGGTCGTAGATTCCGAGCACTTAAACTCTGGTTCGTTCTAAGAATCTACGGGGTAGAAAATCTACAGAAATATATAAGGTCACACGTTGCTCAAGCTCATGAATTTGAAGCACTTGTTCTCTCCGATTCCCGTTTCGAGATCGTTGCTGAAGTTATTCTTGGATTAATTTGCTTTAGATTGaag GCATCTAATGACGTGAACGAGGCTCTTCTGAAGAGAATAAATGGTGCTGGAAATATTCATCTGGTTCCATCGaagataaacgatatatattttcttcgtttagcAATATGCTCACGGATGAGCGAGAGCAGTGATATACTCTACTCATGGAAGGAGATTAAACAGAGAGCCGATGAAGTATTGGAAGAGCATTCGGTTTCCAAGTGA
- the LOC124955734 gene encoding odorant receptor 49b-like produces the protein MEKKPWNDDIAYAMTFYKFLTLPIGVWPLQDYNFFSTVRSIVTVIIQILMVVFQCKELLAGCNNSNANLDSLAIIACNIMAIIKISCYRFHSRYLIENYEKAVRDYLQTKSSEDLGIMKRHAFIGRSLCSSLICFSYISTSIFMIAPFFMGSEETIINGTRMSLPKTLSYPMPSDCTLGNFNVSIALYCFISTLDIVLLISTCNGNTGNDCLFFGIVLHVCGQVEILKIQFTRCRYKKEMKREFENLLSRYSELLILADYLVNTISFVLIAQLFVSCILICIIGFQCILALQYSDIFMFTKSLTVLSTFLLQLLIYSYVGEYLRNQMEQVGYAAYTSAWYDFPISWRKDLIFLLMRSQQLVEIAAGYFFPVNMRTFMSIVKTSLSYLSVLRVMLLQT, from the exons atggaaaaaaagccGTGGAACGACGATATTGCCTACGCGATGACCTTTTACAAGTTCTTAACATTACCCATAGGTGTTTGGCCTCTTCAggattacaattttttttcgactGTCCGATCCATCGTAACAGTGATTATCCAG ATCCTGATGGTTGTATTTCAATGTAAAGAACTTCTTGCTGGCTGTAACAATAGCAATGCCAATTTGGACAGTCTAGCAATAATCGCATGCAATATAATGGCAATCATTAAGATTAGCTGTTATCGATTTCATTCTCGATATTTGAtcgaaaattatgaaaaagcTGTAAGGGATTATTTGCAAACTAAATCGTCGGAAGATCTTGGAATTATGAAAAGACACGCTTTCATCGGCAGAAGCTTATGTTCCAGCCTTATATGTTTCTCCTACATTTCAACGTCGATCTTCATGATTGCACCTTTCTTCATGGGCTCCGaagaaacaattataaatgGTACGAGGATGAGTCTTCCCAAAACGTTGAGTTATCCGATGCCTTCCGATTGCACTTTGGGAAATTTCAATGTTTCCATTGCACTATACTGCTTCATTTCTACGTTGGATATCGTATTGTTGATTAGTACGTGCAATGGCAATACCG GTAACGATTGTCTTTTCTTTGGTATTGTACTACATGTCTGTGGACaagttgaaatattaaagattcaGTTTACACGATGTAGAtacaaaaaagagatgaaacgagagtttgaaaatcttttatcgAGATACAGCGAATTGTTAATTTTGGCCGATTATCTCGTCAATACGATCAGCTTCGTTCTGATAGCACAGTTATTCGTCAGTTGTATACTCATCTGTATTATAG gtTTCCAATGTATTTTGGCTCTGCAGTATTCCGATATTTTCATGTTCACCAAGTCGCTGACAGTACTTAGCACTTTTTTGTTGCAACTACTTATATACAGTTACGTCGGAGAATACTTGAGAAATCAAATGGAACAAGTTGGGTATGCCGCTTATACAAGTGCATGGTATGATTTTCCAATATCTTGGAGGAAGGATTTGATCTTCCTTCTGATGAGATCTCAACAACTCGTTGAAATAGCGGCAGGTTATTTTTTCCCGGTTAACATGCGAACTTTCATGAGTATCGTCAAAACATCTCTCTCATATCTATCGGTACTACGCGTTATGTTATTACAAACTTAA
- the LOC124955829 gene encoding peroxisomal N(1)-acetyl-spermine/spermidine oxidase-like: protein MSNEMRFKRTAVPFWTLKQILIRLLSSAKNGGGKKEACAKVAKFESCQLDPCTLDPCKPEPSVIIIGAGMAGLSAAHRLAQCGLQKFTILEATDRPGGRIHSCWLGDVVAEMGATWIEGGSVTNPVFTLAAQEGLLKAPLSRPEPNHGLFCTSDGRAIDLPVSIIAYHTFRQIEQQAAALFSLGCGRTHGTLLNFMGVRIQQELHNFPEEQRYDAARVMYGLTNFIRCRCGDDLSLVSADQFGSYIEIPGGNVRVPLGYVGVLAPLLRDLPSCCLKYCKPVSSIRWGVIDDSCPRAMVKCCDGDEYPADYVIVTLSLGVLKHQHDKLFCPALPPEKIDAITKLGYGYVNKIFLEYARPFWVWREGGIKLAWSADELADRCDWVKGISFIEELPSSQHVLCAWICGREAAEMELCSDEEIVDSITRLLRQFTGDPTLPYPANILRSKWCSDQYFAGSYSYMAMNSTVNNQCHLATPIPGTCEPVPPILFFAGEATIPGHYSTVHGARLSGIREAERIIQLTKRYGGPPQNSSCKLIFTKWNDTDQSITLLNPDNINSIYFNNYLITMIKQIIVLV, encoded by the exons ATGTCAAATGAAATGCGCTTTAAGAGGACCGCTGTTCCGTTTTGGACTCTAAAACAAATTCTTATAAG GCTATTGTCTAGTGCAAAAAACGGAGGTGGTAAGAAAGAAGCATGTGCAAAAGTGGCGAAATTCGAATCATGCCAGTTGGATCCCTGTACGTTGGATCCATGCAAGCCGGAACCGAGTGTAATTATTATTGGGGCAGGAATGGCGGGTTTATCAGCAGCGCATCGTTTAGCGCAATGCGGTCTGCAAAAATTTACGATACTGGAGGCAACAGATAG GCCCGGCGGTAGAATTCATTCTTGCTGGTTGGGAGATGTCGTTGCTGAGATGGGAGCAACCTGGATAGAGGGTGGAAGCGTGACAAATCCTGTTTTTACTCTAGCGGCACAGGAAGGACTTTTAAAGGCACCCCTCTCTAGACCCGAACCAAATCATGGACTCTTCTGTACCAGCGATGGTCGAGCGATCGATCTACCGGTCAGCATCATTGCTTATCATACCTTCCGACAGATCGAACAACAAGCAGCGGCTCTCTTCTCTTTGGGTTGCGGTCGTACCCACGGTACGTTGCTGAATTTCATGGGCGTCAGAATACAGCAAGAGCTACACAATTTCCCGGAGGAGCAACG ATATGACGCGGCTAGGGTAATGTACGGTCTAACCAACTTCATCAGATGCCGTTGCGGTGACGATCTTTCTCTGGTCTCAGCCGATCAGTTTGGTAGTTACATAGAGATACCTGGTGGAAATGTAAGAGTGCCTCTTGGATATGTCGGTGTTTTAGCACCGTTGCTTAGAGATTTGCCAAGCTGTTGCCTCAA atactGTAAACCAGTGAGTTCCATCAGGTGGGGTGTCATCGACGATTCCTGTCCTCGTGCTATGGTAAAATGTTGCGACGGAGATGAATATCCAGCCGATTATGTCATCGTAACTCTATCTCTTGGCGTACTGAAGCATCAACACGACAAACTTTTTTGTCCCGCTTTGCCACCTGAGAAAATTGATGCAATAACGAAACTAGGATATGGATACGTTAACAAGATATTTCTCGAGTATGCTAGACCTTTTTGGGTTTGGCGAGAAGGAGGGATCAAGTTGGCATGGTCTGCCGACGAATTAGCGGATAGATGCGACTGGGTTAAAG GTATATCTTTCATCGAAGAACTCCCAAGTTCGCAACATGTATTATGTGCTTGGATATGTGGCCGTGAAGCCGCAGAAATGGAACTATGTTCCGATGAAGAAATAGTCGATTCTATAACGCGTTTGCTCCGGCAGTTCACCGGTGATCCAACCTTACCATATCCAGCTAATATTCTCAGAAGCAAGTGGTGCTCCGACCAATATTTTGCTGGTTCATATAGTTACATGGCTATGAATAGCACTGTTAACAATCAATGTCATCTAGCCACTCCTATTCCAG GTACATGCGAACCGGTTCCACCGATTCTTTTCTTCGCTGGAGAAGCAACGATCCCGGGACATTATAGTACCGTGCATGGTGCCAGACTTAGTGGAATACGTGAGGCGGAACGAATAATTCAATTGACAAAAAGATATGGTGGCCCTCCTCAAAACTCTTCGTGCAAATT gaTTTTTACGAAATGGAACGACACGGATCAATCAATCACATTATTAAATCCAGATAACATAAACAgcatatatttcaataattatttgataacaatgataaaacagataatagtattagtataa
- the LOC124955828 gene encoding aromatic-L-amino-acid decarboxylase isoform X1: MEAEDFKKFAKEMIEYITNYLENIRERRVLPTIEPGYMKPLLPSEAPRNAEKWEDIMSDVERVIMPGVTHWHSPKFHAYFPTAQSYPAIVADMLSGAIACIGFTWMASPACTELEVIMLDWLGQMLDLPKEFLACSGGKGGGVIQGTASEATLVALLGAKAKKIKEVKEQHPEWTDNEIIGKMMAYGSSQHNWHKGQAHSSVERAGLLGGVKFRLLKVDSKNKLRGETLAEAIREDKEKGLIPFYVVVTLGTTSSCAFDRLDELGPVANRESIWLHVDAAYAGSAFICPEFRYLMKGIEKADSFNFNPHKWMLVNFDCSTMWFKDPTFVINTFNVDPLYLQHEMQGSAPDYRHWQIPLGRRFRALKLWFVLRIYGVENLQKYIRSHVAQAHEFEALVLSDSRFEIVAEVILGLICFRLKASNDVNEALLKRINGAGNIHLVPSKINDIYFLRLAICSRMSESSDILYSWKEIKQRADEVLEEHSVSK, translated from the exons ATGGAAGCCGaggattttaaaaaatttgccAAAGAAATGATAGAATACATCACTAATTACTTGGAAAATATCAGAGAAAG gaGAGTTTTACCGACAATTGAACCGGGATACATGAAACCACTTTTACCCTCAGAAGCACCTCGCAATGCGGAAAAATGGGAGGATATAATGAGTGACGTAGAACGAGTGATCATGCCAGGA GTAACTCATTGGCACAGTCCAAAATTTCACGCTTATTTCCCCACGGCTCAATCATATCCAGCTATTGTTGCAGACATGTTGAGCGGAGCTATTGCGTGCATTGGATTTACATGG aTGGCTAGCCCAGCTTGTACGGAATTAGAAGTGATAATGCTCGATTGGTTAGGACAAATGTTGGATTTACCGAAAGAATTTTTAGCTTGTAGCGGTGGCAAAGGTGGTGGTGTTATTCAG GGAACTGCAAGCGAGGCAACTCTAGTCGCTTTGCTCGGAGCCAAAGCTAAGAAAATTAAGGAAGTTAAAGAGCAGCATCCTGAATGGACCGACAACGAGATCATCGGAAAAATGATGGCTTACGGATCCT CCCAACACAATTGGCACAAAG GTCAAGCACATAGTTCGGTCGAACGAGCTGGTCTTCTCGGTGGCGTAAAATTCCGTCTATTGAAGGTCGATTCAAAAAACAAACTACGTGGTGAGACTTTAGCAGAGGCTATTCGTGAAGACAAGGAGAAAGGACTTATTCCATTTTAC gTCGTTGTTACCTTAGGAACAACAAGTTCTTGTGCTTTCGATCGCTTAGACGAATTAGGTCCAGTAGCTAATCGTGAGTCCATTTGGTTACATGTAGACGCCGCATATGCAG gTTCAGCTTTCATTTGTCCGGAATTTCGTTATTTAATGAAGGGCATCGAAAAAGctgattcatttaattttaatccacACAAATGGATGTTGGTTAACTTTGACTGTTCCACCATGTGGTTTAAGGATCCAACTTTCGTCATTAACACGTTTAATGTCGATCCATTGTACCTGCAACACGAAATGCAAGGATCAGCTCCAGACTACaga cATTGGCAAATTCCACTCGGTCGTAGATTCCGAGCACTTAAACTCTGGTTCGTTCTAAGAATCTACGGGGTAGAAAATCTACAGAAATATATAAGGTCACACGTTGCTCAAGCTCATGAATTTGAAGCACTTGTTCTCTCCGATTCCCGTTTCGAGATCGTTGCTGAAGTTATTCTTGGATTAATTTGCTTTAGATTGaag GCATCTAATGACGTGAACGAGGCTCTTCTGAAGAGAATAAATGGTGCTGGAAATATTCATCTGGTTCCATCGaagataaacgatatatattttcttcgtttagcAATATGCTCACGGATGAGCGAGAGCAGTGATATACTCTACTCATGGAAGGAGATTAAACAGAGAGCCGATGAAGTATTGGAAGAGCATTCGGTTTCCAAGTGA